Part of the Woronichinia naegeliana WA131 genome, CCATTAACTTTGATTCGTAAGTTATTTGGATCAAATCTTGATCAACCGATTAAGTCGGCTTACGAACATTTTTCTGGAACTAAAATGTCAATTTTCTTCACCTTTGGATATTCAAATGACTGGACTGTTGCATTTGCCAAGAACAACATGAAACGACAGCTAAAGCAAAATCAATCATCTCAAGTATTCTTACCCAGTAATACCAAAGAGAAGCTGTTAGCAGAAGACGTTTTATTAGCAGAAGATTATTTCACTGACTTATGACCATATTGATTTGAGTAGTCTTATCTTGGAAATAGTAGCAATTATTCCAGCGAGAGGAGGCTCAAAAGGAGTCCCTTACAAAAACATTCGTCCTCTAGGTAATAAACCTTTAATCGCCCATTCTATCCTAGATGCGAAAGAAGCCCATCTAGTAGATCGCATTTACGTTACCACAGACGATGCCGAAATTGCCCAAGTTTCAACAGACTATGGTGCAAGTATTATTCACCGCCCCCCTGAACTAGCCAACGATACCGCGTCTTCAGAATCGGCTCTTGTTCATGCCTTAACAGAGATTGAAAAAGAGGAGATTCACCCAGAACTTATTGTGTTCTTACAATGTACATCCCCTTTACGAACTGGGCTAGATATAGATCGCGCTATTGAGCAAATCAGAGCGGAAAACGCTGATTCTCTCCTCTCAGTTTCCCCAACCCATCGCTTTCTTTGGCATCAAGTAGATAATGTCGCTCAGTCTATTAACTATGACTATCACCACCGTCCCCGTCGCCAAGATTTAAACCCCCAATATATGGAAAATGGTTCAATTTATATCTTTAAACCCTGGGTTTTAAAAGAATTAAATAACCGATTGGGCGGTAAAATCTCTTTGTTTGTGATGGATGAATCCCAAAGTTGGGAAATTGATTCGTCAGAGGATTTTGAGTATATAGAGTTTTTAATCAATCACACACATAAACCTTAATAGTTCCGAAAAAACATGATTAATTTACCTGATTTTTCAAAAGCATTTGAATACGAAAATAACTTCTACCTATCCTGTGATAATAGCAGAATTGCTAAGTTATTAGCTCATTATGAATTATACAAAATGGTGGTAAACATACCAGGAGCAATAGTAGAATGTGGCGTTTTTAAAGGAACATCATTGACAAGGTTTGCCACATTTCGAGATTTATTCAGTAATTCCCACGCTAAAAAAATAATTGGTTTTGATATCTATGGTAAATTTCCTGAAACTAATTTTCAGGAAGATAAAGTGCCTAGACAGCGTTTTATTGATAGTGCGGGGGAAGAAAGTATTGCTGTAGAACAGCTTACAGAAGTGCTAAAAATTAAGGGAGTTGACAAGAATGTAGAATTAGTAAAGGGAGACATTTTAAAAACAGTCCCCAATTATGTGAATGACCATCCAGAATTAAAAATTTCTCTTCTCAATTTAGATACTGATATATACGAACCTGCCTCTGTAATTTTAGAATTACTGTTTCCTAGAATTGTCAGGGGGGGGGGTACTAATTATAGACGATTACGGTGTTTTTCCTGGAGAAACAAAAGCTGTAGATGAATATTTCCATGATAAAGATGTGGTGATAAATAAATTTCCATTTTGTATGACACCTTGTTATATTTTAAAAAATTAAAGTATTATGATCATTGACAAAAATTTATTAAAGTATATTGTTTTCGCTGAGGATGATATATTAAATGCCCTGAAAAAAATCAGCGACAACAAAAACCGTATTATTTTCTCTGTCACCGAAGCAGGTGTTTTAGAAGGTGTCCTCACAGACGGAGACTTTCGCCGTTGGTTAGTGCAACAAGAATCTATTAATCTCAATCAACCTGTCTCAAAAATTTCTAACAAAAACTATAAGTTTGCTAATTACAATGATGATCCGGTAAAGATTCAATCTTACTTTTCTAATGAAGTTGAATTCATTCCCCTTTTAGATAATAACCGTCATTTAGTTGCAGTTGCTTGTCGGAAGTCAGAAGGTATTCGGATCGGAAATTTTATCATTGATGCCCAATCTCCTACTTTTGTCATTGCGGAAATTGGCAATAATCACAATGGTAGCTTGGAATTTGCTAAACAGTTAATTGATCAAGCGGTAGTGGTAGGAGCAGATTGTGCAAAGTTCCAAATGCGCGATCTCAAATCACTATATCGGAATGCCGGGAATGCTAATGATGCTAGTGAAGATTTAGGGTCACAATATACTCTAGATTTGCTAACTCGGTTTCAGTTAACGACCGATGAAATGTTTGCCGCTTTTGATTACTGTCAAACACAGGGAATTTTACCCCTTTGTACACCCTGGGATATTGAGAGTTTATCTCTACTAGAACAGTATGGAATGCTGGCTTATAAAGTGGCCTCGGCTGATTTGACGAACTATGATTTGCTTACTGCTTTAGCAAAAACAGGTAAGCCATTAATTTGTTCAACGGGGATGTCGGCTGAATCTGAGATAATTGACGCAGTGGCTTTACTAAATCGGTTAGGTGCGATGTATGTTTTGCTGCACTGTAACTCAACCTATCCAGCCCCCTTTAAAGATGTCAATCTAAACTATATAGACCGTCTAAAAGAAATTGGTAATTGTCCTGTTGGTTATTCCGGCCATGAACGGGGTATTCATGTAGCGATCGCCTCCGTAGCTAAGGGTGCTAAGGTGATAGAAAAACACTTCACCCTAGACAAAACAATGGAAGGTAATGACCACAAAGTCAGTCTGTTACCAGATGAATTTCGCCTCATGATAGAGGGCATTCGCCAAGTAGAACAATCTCTTGGTACAAATGGAGAACGACACCTCAGTCAAGGGGAGTTGATGAACCGAGAAAACTTGGCTAAGAGTTTGGTAATTAACTGCGATTTAGAGATAGGACAAATCATTACTGAAGCTATGATTGATGTGAAAAGTCCTGGAAAGGGTTTACAACCGAACCGGAAGACACAGTTAATTGGTAAACGTTCCAGGCGATCGCTCAAAGCAGGTGATTTTCTCTACCCTAGCGACTTAGAAGTGGAACAGGTTAATGCAAGAGATTATCGTTTTAAACGACCTTGGGGTATTCCAGTTCGCTACCATGACTTTAAAACCCTATTATCACAATCAAATCCTGATTTACTAGAATTTCATCTCAGTTATAAAGATTTAGAAGTTGATATTCACCACTATATTGATCAGGTTTATGATTTAGATATAATTGTACACGCTCCAGAGTTATTTGCAGGTGATCACGTATTGGATCTATCTTCCCAAGACAAAGATTACCGTCAACTATCAATTCAAGAATTGCAACGAGTGATCGACATTACTCGACAATTAAAACCGTTTTTCAAACGATCAATCCGTCCCTGCATTGTCACCAATGTTGGTGGATTTACCAGTGATACTTTATTATCTTTATCAGTTCGCCAGCAACTATACGAAACACTTTTCGAGAGCCTATCTCAACTAGATACAGATGGAGTTGAAATCATTCCTCAAACCATGCCTCCCTTTCCTTGGCATTTTGGGGGACAACGAAATCATAATCTTTTTGTAGATCCGACAGACATTGCTGATTTTTGTCGTCAACATAACTATCGTGTTTGCTTAGATATCTCTCATTCCAAACTAGCTTGTACTTATCACAAAATATCATTCAAAGAATTTATTGAACAAGTTGGAATTTACATTGCTCATTTACACATTGCTGATGCTAAAGGTGTTGATGGGGAAGGTTTACAGATCGGTGAAGGTGAAATTGACTTCCCTGCCTTAGCTGAAGATATTGAAAAGTATGCTTCTCAAGCTTCTTTTATTCCTGAAATTTGGCAGGGGCATAAAAATGAAGGGGAAGGATTTTGGATCGCCTTAGAAAAGCTCGAAAAATATCTCTAAAATCCACAAAAACTTATGAGCTTAAAGTCAACACTAAATTCTCTCTCCTACTGGCTTCTGCCACCTGGTGTTAAAAACACATTTTTATCAGCTTATTCAAAGCAAGTGGCATTTCAGGATTTTCGTGTAGAACGAAATATAATAAGTAGACTATGTAAAAACAACTCAAAATTCAATAATATTCATAATGGTGAAAGGTGTTTTATTCTTGCAACTGGCCCCTCAATAAAAACGCAAAACTTGCTTCCTCTAAAAAACGAATTATGTATTTCAGTTAGTCAATTTTATCTTCATAAAGATATTCAAATAATTTCACCTCAATATTATGTTTTAGCCCCGACTCATCCTCCTTTTAATTTCAATGATGTTGTCAAAATATTTGATGGATTAAGGAAGTGTTATTCAGATAAAGCAACCTATTTTCTAGGTTACAGTTTATATAATTATTCTTACTATCGGTTTCTAGAAACCTATTCTCAATATAAGAACAATAATCAATGTTTTATCAACTATTCAATGAGTCAATCATTAGAAGAATCAAACTACTCTAACAAAGCAATTTGGGAAATCGATCAAAGTCCATTTGGTATTAGGACAGTTATCTACTCAGCTATTCAAGTTGCTTTATATATGGGTTGCAAGGAAATTTACTTAATAGGATGTGATCACGATTATTTGAATGATACAAGTCGCGTTACCAATCACCATTTTTATAAGGAAGAAGATGGCATCAGTGATGCTGAACATTTAAGATCATTTACCACAGAGCGTTGGTTTCAAGAATACTATTTTCGATGGAAACAATATAGATTAATTAGAGAATATGCCCAACAAAAAGGATGTAATATTTTCAATGCGACTGAGGGGGGTATGCTTGATGTATTTCCTAGAGTTAGGCTAGAAGATATAGTAGTTTATTAAATTGCAAAAATAATAATGTTCTTTCTAGGAAAAAATATAGTTAAAACTTTATCATCTAGAATTAGATATCCTCACGCCAAGATTGGTTGGGCATCTTATATTACGGGTGATAGTCAACTAGATCAAGAAGTAACTATAGGGAACAATTGTCTAATTCACAATTCATATATTGGTGGCATAACAAGATTAGGAGATAATTGTTCATTAATTGACTCACATTTAGATAAAAATACTTCAATTTCCTTGAATTGTTCTTTAGGTTGTAGTCAAATTGCACAATATTCTTATATCTCTGACAATTCTAGGCTTTTTGGGACTCAAGTTGGTAAATTTTGTTCTATTGGAGGTTCTTTGTTTTGTGGGTTAGGAAATCATCCAACTAACTTTATTAGTACGCATCCAATATTTTTTTCTACATTAAAACAATGTGGAATTACCTTTAGTGATAAAAATTATTTTGATGAAGCTCCAGAAGTTAAAATAGGTCATGACGTATGGATTGGATCTAGGGTTTTTATTAAAAACGGAATTTCTGTTGGTAATGGAGCAATTTTAGCTGCTGGCTCGGTTGTTGTTAAAGATGTACCTAACTATGCAGTAGTTGGGGGTGTTCCTGCTACACTGATTCGATATAGATTTCAAAAATCAATAATAGAACAGCTTTTAGAAATACAATGGTGGAACTGGTCAGAAGAAAAGCTCAAACTTGCCCAGCCTTATTTTTGTTCTAGCGATGTTAATGCTTTTATTGAATTTGTTAAAAGTATTAAATAATCAATTTAAACTCTAGTTGTTTTTTAAATTATTTACAGATTCAAATTTATTTGTGGATATGAAAATGATTAAAAAAGAGAGGTAGTTAAAACCACTAGACACCGCTTTCTAGAAATTGCCAATAACTAACTTCATCATGTTTATTCAACAAACAATTCAAATATAAAAATCATGAAATGCCATATTTGTAGTTCAAATACACTTAAAACTTTCAATCTGAAAGGTTCTAGGACTGGTAAAGAAAATCCTTTATACTTTTGTATTAAATGCACTTCTTTTTTCCAAAGACCAAACTATCACGAAGATGATGAAACTTTACGTCGCGATCTTCAGTGGCATTTAAGCAAACATGAGGAACACAAAAAACAAGCTAAACAAATAATTCATCAATTGTTAGTGTATAACCCTGATATCAAAACTATTCTAGATATTGGATGTGGTATTGGAAGTACCATTTTAGCTGCTAGAGAGTTAGGTATAAATTGCATAGGAGTAGAGCCTAATCCATATGCAGTTCAGTATTCTAAAGAAAATTTATCACTGGACTTAATACCTGACTATTTTTCTGCTAGTATGTTTTCACAGGGGTTTGATGCCATAGTAATTGATATGGTCTTAGAACATGTACCGATGGTTCAGCCTTTTATGAAAGATGTATTCTCTATACTTAATCCTAGTGGTTTAATATACTTAGCAGTTCCAGGTTTGAATTGGAGCATTTCTCGAAATATCCTAAGGCTACTTTTGAAGAGGATTGATATTGTTTCAGTATTTGGCGACAATGACGTACATATAAATCATTTCTCTAAAAGAGGTATCAATAATTTAATTAAGCCCTATGACGGAAGAATAGTAAAAGACACCTATCCTGGGGCGTGCATTATTAAGCATAGTTCATTTAAGGAAAAAGCCTAATCAAATAATTATCCAGAAGCAATAACAACCATTAAGAAATTATTACTAATGAGTCAAAATCTCTCTTTTCAAGAGTCTAATTTTTCGGAATTAGACACCCAAATGATAAGTATTAATCAGTCTTTTTTATATCCCAAAATCACAGTTGTTACTCCTAACTATAACTACGGTCACTATCTGGAAGAAACTATTCGTTCCGTGTTACTTCAAGGTTATCCAAACTTAGAATATATAATCATTGATGGGGGTAGTACAGACAATTCTGTTGAAATTATCAAAAAGTATGAACCTTATCTCACTTACTGGGAAAGTCAACCTGATAGGGGACAAACTCATGCTATCAATAAAGGCTTAGAAAGAGCAACTGGTGAAATTTTTAATTGGATTAATTCTGATGACATTTTAATGCCTGGTGCTTTGCTTACTATTGCCCAGGGCATTCAAGATTATGATGCTTTTGCAGGTGTGGTCAATAATTTTGATGAAGAAGGAAATCAAGTAAAAGTATTGCCACAAAATATTACACCTGAAGGTTTATTGACTAGATTTAATACTACAAATAAACCAAGCAAAAAAGATACTGTTTATCATCAACCAGGATTTTGGTTTAAAACTCAATTATTAAAAAATATTGGTAATTTAAACGAAAATTTACAAATTCAATTTGACTTTGACCGAGTAGTTAGATATCTACATCATTATCCTAAAGTTAATTATTCTAACCAAGTATTAGTTAATTTTAGATGTCATCAGGAACAAAAAACTGCTCCGACTAAGGTAAAACAAGAAGGTCAATATATTGTGCAAAGTCTTCTTGATGAACCAGAATATCAAAATTTACATAAACCTGCTAAATTATGGCTAGAGCGGTTACTATGGTATGAAAATCTAGCTAAAATTCATCAACAATCTAAAACAAATCGAATTTTTAAAGTGTTAAAAGCACTGGTTCTATCGTGCAAAAATCCCCAAGCTTATTGGACAAGATATACATTTGGTAGTATCCGTCAATTATTAATATAGATAAAGATTCCTTTATTCCGCTCTGCGACCTTCGGAATGATATCATTACCTTTAACCCAAATTTTAGATTGATTTTAATTCCTTTTAACGAAGAGTTTGATCGCCTATCATAAAGCTCAGTAATGTATTTTGAAAACTGTATTGTAATTTAATTGAGCAAACACGACTAGTTGTAATTATGCCTTACCGTTGTCAGTCTGTTGATACCAATCCCTTCTTGGAGAAATACTACTATACACTTCAGCACTCTGTATCATTGATATACAAATCCGCTATCGTTACTGGACTCTGCCGAAGCCATCGAGAAATGAGCTTACTTGCTCTTCAAATTCGGGATCGCGATAACCATGATCTTCCCCCCCACAGACTATACCAGCAGTGGCTGTGCCAAAACAATTTAAACTATCCTTTTATCTCTCCTAATTTTGACCTTACTCAATTCATGAGCTTTGACCTAATTTCTCTAGGCCTTGAGGTTACGGAAATTCTTCAACAACTTGGGATCAACTATTATATCAGTGGCTCTGTGGCCAGTAGTCTTCTCGGAGAACCCCGAACCACCTATGATATTGATTTGGTCATTGATAGTAATTCTGAGCAAGCAAGTCAACTATTTGATGCTTTTTCTCCACGCTTCTATCTAGATCCTTTGACTGTGGCAGAAGCCCTAGAACGCCACAGTAGCTTCAATATGATTGATAATCAGACCTTGGGCAAAATAGATATTTTTATTCTTGACTCATCTCCCTTTCATCAAAGTGCTTTTCAGCGTCGTGTTTTACAACTTATTCGAGAACAGCCACAAAGATATTTATGTTTGCCAACACCAGAGGACTTAATTTTACAAAAACTTTTGTGGCGTAAAGATGCTTTTGGCTCGGAGAAACAATGGCGTGATATTCTTGGAATTTGTAAACTTCAAAATGATCGTCTCGATCTAAATTACCTGCATGAGTGGGGAACCACCTTAAATCTCTCAGTCGATCTGCATCGTCTTTTGCAAGAGTCTGGTTTGATAGCGTGATTAAAAATATGGAGTTAGGTGTTTATTTCTCTGCTAATGATAAAGTTTATGATTGGACAATAGCCTTTCTCAATAGCTTCCGCACCTTTAACCCAGATTTAAGACTGATTTAACCCAGATTTAAGACTGATTTTAACGAGGAGTGCAATTTTGATTTTTAGTAAGAATTTTAGTTGACAACCAACATGAAAGTTATTTTTGATATTTCTTCGGTTGGTGATAACCCGAAAACAAGAACAGGTATAGCTCGTACAGCTTGGACATTGGCTGATTTATTGCATCGAGAACTAGGAGACAACCTAAGTTTTTCTGCTTCTGGCTCTATAGAAGCATCCCTTCAAACAGAAAGGCTACTTAATTCCTATCCTGATCTTCGTTCTGCTATATATCCAGTTAACTCCATTGCTAGAAGTGTTAATCAGTTGAATACACAATTCAGTAAAAACTATTCTGGTGAGAGTATTTTTCAGAAAATCGAGCAGTTAACTTTAGTTAATATTTCTAGATTATTTAATATAATTAGGCAACCAATTGCTCCAGAAATACTAGTCGAAGCAGACCTTTTTCATTCTTCTTATCCTCGTATTCCCAAGCAAGTGAGAAAAGCACTTCCTAATCGCCATTTACAAACAGTTTATGACCTAACCCCTTTAATTTTAGATGAAAAATATTTTCTTCCAGGTCAACGTGGGATTACTAAAAGACTTATAGACACTATCCAGCCGAATGATTGGGTAACGACGATATCAGATGCTACCCGTAATGATTTATTAAATAGACGACAGTTAAATCCTAAACAGGTCGTTACAATTTATCTAGCTGCTTCTCCTGAGCTTTTTTACCCGGTTTCAGATAGATCCATTATTCAAGCCGCAAAGCAGAAGTATCATCTTCCTGAAGGAGATTACTTTCTCTCTCTTCATTCTCTTGCCCCTCATAAAAATATGAATCATTTAATAGCTTGTTTTAAACAGATTATTAGGCAAGAAAAAGCAAAAGATTTACATTTAGTCATCTGTGGAGGAAATAAAGATGCGGCACTATCTATGATTAATGCTAATCAGTTAACAGAAGCTGACTTAAAATTTATTCACTTTACAGGATTTGTAGATGACAATGATTTAGCTGCAATATATAGTGGTGCGATTGGGTTTATTTTCCCTTCTCTGTATGAAGGATTTGGACTACCAGTTTTAGAAGCAATGCAATGTGGATGTCCTGTTATTAGTTCAAATACATCATCTTTGCCCGAAGTAGTCGGAGATGCTGGATTTTTAGTTTCACCTACAGATAAAGATACTCTTTGTCAGTCTATACTCAAACTATATTGCAACTCTGACTTACGCGCTAAACACTCTCAGTATAGCTTGGACAGAGCGGTTTTCTTTAGCTGGGAAAAAACACTAAGTGAAACTTTAGAGGTTTATAGGAGCATAAAAAGCTAATCTGCATTTAATTTACATATAAGACGCAGTTAAGATTTCTGCATTATAACAATTATATCTTATTAATGCAATTTAGATTAGATGTTTTCAGCAATTCCAAATTCAAACAGTAACATAAGATACAGACGTTATCTCGCTTTTATGCAGTTAAAAGAGATTTCGCTGATTTCTGACGTTTTTCGTACTTCCTCCTCGAATCTTAGCCTCTTGGAGAGTCAGCAACCTGCAAACAAACTTGATCAATCACTAAATAGAGCATTACGCTGATTCCACATATTGATACAAAACCCCTTGACCGTAAGCACTTCAAGGCTTTTGTATCTTGGACTACATTCTGAATTTGGAATTGCTGAGATGTTTTTTGTCCTACCAATTGACACCAACAGTTTAGTTTATTATCTGAGCAAAAAAAGGTAAATATGAACTTTTTCAAAAACACACTAAGACCAATTGCATATATCATTGGTAAAATTATCACTAGCAATCAAAAAATGTTTGACATTTATCGTCATACTGATTTTCGTGGTAAACTGTTTTTATCAGAATATATTAATCACAGTTTTAAAAACGGAATCTATCACTGCAATGAATTAAAATATAACATTGACTTTAGTGATCAAATACAAAAATCGGTTTATTTAGGCACTTATGAACGTCATGAGATTAGCTTTTTGAAAAAATATGTAAAACCAGGCTGGATATGTATTAGATATTGGTGCGAATATAGGATTTTATACTCTTAACCTTAGCAAATTAGTAGAAGCATCGGGGAAAGTCTATGCTATAGAACCTTCTCCAAGTAATTACAAAAAACTAGAGGAGAATATTGCAATTAATAACTTAGATAACTGCATAACCAGCAATATCGCATTATCTTCAGAATCAGGAGAGTTTGTATTTTCCGTCAGTCCTCATCAGAACTCTGGATGGGGAAGACTCGGCAAATGGGAATTTTCTCAATCTCAAATCATTGTTGCCGTTAATACGTTAGATAATTTTTTGACAGTAAATAATATTTCACACATAGATTTTCTAAAAATAGATGTAGAAGGACATGAATTGGAATTTTTCAAGGGTGCAATAAATACTTTGAAAAACGGAATAATTAGAAGAATAATGATTGAGTATTGTGGCGACGCTTTGGAACCACAAGGTATGACATTAAAAGGCTATGTTGATTCAATTATGAAGTTTGGTTATATCCCAGTTCATTTTAACTTAGACAGGATTGAAAAAGCAAAAAATGGAACTTATCATTCTCAAAAAGAGATTTTAAATCTTCTTTTTGAAAAAAACATTTAATTTTTAATCATGAACATTATTTCATATATCCATCCCACCCGTACCTATTTGCCCTGTACAGGTGCGGGAAGACATATCAATAATACCTTGCTGGGATTAGCCTCACAGGAGTCAATAAACTTAGAGTTACTATGTTCCCGACAATGATTACAAGCAGATGGTAAACCTGATTGACGTTCTTCCCTGCGAGATATATCATTAATAAATTTCCCCTTGCCACTCTACAATAAATTTTCCCTTGCCACTCTACCATTTTTGTGTATATTTAGGAGAGGTCTATTGTGCTAGATAGAAATTCATTGGTTTTAGAAAACTTAGCTTGTATTGCTTCAGATGATAAAGGTTTAAGATGTCTAGGTTCTTTAGAACATAAAGAAGAAAACCAACTTCAATGTACAAAATGCAACTCCTGCTATAGCTTTGTTAACGGTGTTCCTGTTCTTAAAGAAGATTCTGCGTCTGAACTTTATGAGTTCTACTCTAAAGTATATGAAAAACAATCACGATCTGAAGCAATGTGTGAAGGTAATCCTCGTATGGAGCAAGCTAAAATATTTTGGGAGTTACTGCCCAAATTTGTATCAGAAAATAATATTAACGGTTACTCCTTAGAAATAGGTTGCGGACCTGGTATTTTTGCTGATAGAGTTCCCAATTTCATTGGATTAGATTACGCGTTAAATGCCTTACTAGCAGAAGGATTTGAATCTTATTATAGAGTATGCGCTAGTGGAGATTTACTACCATTTCAAAGTAAAACTATTAGTTTGATTTTGTCACTCAATACTTTAGAACACATACCCCACTTAGATAGTTGTATTTATGAAATTGACCGAATTCTCAAGCCTGGTGGGTATTTGGTGTGGGTGCGACCTTTAGTTGATGAAGGAAAAGAAAAGTGTTAACATGAGATGAAAAGTGACAAAGAGGAAACAATGATGACAGCAAAACTAATTAATGTAGAGGGTTCAAAGATAAAAATAGAACTAACATTAGAACTCAGTCGTTCAATGTTGGATACAGAAATAAATATTCAAAAAGGCTTAAACGAAGTAGGTTGCATCGCCAGCAAAGAAGCCTTGAAATATTTAGATACAGATGGTTCACCCTTAAAAATCGGTGAAGAAATCTGGAAGAGTAAGGGAGAGCAACCGAAAGAATATCAAACACCTTATGGTGAGGTTATAGTGAATCGTCATGTATATCAGCGTTCACCTTTGAGGAAAAACGTATTGCCCCTTAGAAAGAGAAGCAAGGATAATCATAACATCAACGCCATTATTGGCAAAACAGGTATCCTCAAAAATGTCAGGGATGGCAGGCAAAGAGGTGAAAAATGATTTATTAGAAAATCATGGTAGAAAAGTAGCGCTATCCTATATCCAAAGATTGAGTGAAGCAGTAGGAAGTGTGGTACAGGCAAAAGAAGAAGCGTGGAGTTATGCCCCGCCCAAGGAGGATAGCCAAATTGCAACAGTGGGAATAGGATTAGATGGAACCTGTATGCTGATGTGTGAGGATGGCTACCGTGAAGCAATGGTGGGAACCGTTTCCCTATACGATAGTGAAGGCGAACGTCAACCTACAATCTATCTAGGTGCGGCACCAGAGTATGGAAAAAAGAGTTTTCTAGAAAGATTAGAAAGAGAAATTGAGCGAGCGAAAAACCGTTATCCAGAGGCAACATTGGTCGGGATAGCAGACGGGGCAGAATCAAATTGGAAGTTTTTAGAAAAGCAAACGGAAGAACAGATATTAGATTTCTATCATGCCTCTGGTTACTTAGGTGCCTTGGCAGAAGCGTTGCATCCGAATACCGTGTCAAAACAAAAAGAATGGTTGACTGAAAATTGTCGAGAACTCAAGCATGAAAAAGGAAAAGCAGGAGAACTGCTAAATCTGATGAAAGAAGTCAAAGAAGAAAAAAGTCATTCTAAGAATCTTACCGAGAAACTACAAGCGGCGATTACTTATTACGAGAATCATCAGCATCAAATGGATTATGCTGAATACATAGAGAAAAAGTATCCGATTGGTTCAGGTGTTACGGAAGCAGCTTGTAAGACGTTGGTCAAACAACGATTATGTTGTTCAGGGATGCGATGGAAGGAAAAAGGAGCAGGAATTATTTTGAGCCTACGAGCTTTGGTATTGACCAAGGAACGATGGAGTCAATTTTGGGCAAAACTTGATCAATATGGGTTCCCTGTAGAACCCTGATTACAACAGCTTTTATCAACTAAAGGTCGCACCCTTTGGTGTTAAAACCTGCATGGAACTGTACACAATATAATTGTGACGGTGTTGATTATTTGGCACTGGTATCGTCTAGCTAGAAGCTACAAACGTTGCAATACGAGAGGTTCAAGAAATCAGGCGAATTTGGAGTAAGTCCTCCCAAGTTAACCCCTTTTCAATTATACCGAGAGCTACAGCAGGAACTTCTCTAGTCGTAAAATGGCTGCGAACAAAGTTATGAACCATCCAGAAAATATCTAGGACTCGCTGTAATCCCACAACAGATTTAGCATAAGTATTTGTACGACGACGAAAGGC contains:
- a CDS encoding glycosyltransferase family 4 protein, coding for MTTNMKVIFDISSVGDNPKTRTGIARTAWTLADLLHRELGDNLSFSASGSIEASLQTERLLNSYPDLRSAIYPVNSIARSVNQLNTQFSKNYSGESIFQKIEQLTLVNISRLFNIIRQPIAPEILVEADLFHSSYPRIPKQVRKALPNRHLQTVYDLTPLILDEKYFLPGQRGITKRLIDTIQPNDWVTTISDATRNDLLNRRQLNPKQVVTIYLAASPELFYPVSDRSIIQAAKQKYHLPEGDYFLSLHSLAPHKNMNHLIACFKQIIRQEKAKDLHLVICGGNKDAALSMINANQLTEADLKFIHFTGFVDDNDLAAIYSGAIGFIFPSLYEGFGLPVLEAMQCGCPVISSNTSSLPEVVGDAGFLVSPTDKDTLCQSILKLYCNSDLRAKHSQYSLDRAVFFSWEKTLSETLEVYRSIKS
- a CDS encoding FkbM family methyltransferase, translating into MGFYTLNLSKLVEASGKVYAIEPSPSNYKKLEENIAINNLDNCITSNIALSSESGEFVFSVSPHQNSGWGRLGKWEFSQSQIIVAVNTLDNFLTVNNISHIDFLKIDVEGHELEFFKGAINTLKNGIIRRIMIEYCGDALEPQGMTLKGYVDSIMKFGYIPVHFNLDRIEKAKNGTYHSQKEILNLLFEKNI
- a CDS encoding class I SAM-dependent methyltransferase, translating into MLDRNSLVLENLACIASDDKGLRCLGSLEHKEENQLQCTKCNSCYSFVNGVPVLKEDSASELYEFYSKVYEKQSRSEAMCEGNPRMEQAKIFWELLPKFVSENNINGYSLEIGCGPGIFADRVPNFIGLDYALNALLAEGFESYYRVCASGDLLPFQSKTISLILSLNTLEHIPHLDSCIYEIDRILKPGGYLVWVRPLVDEGKEKC